A DNA window from Ostrea edulis chromosome 5, xbOstEdul1.1, whole genome shotgun sequence contains the following coding sequences:
- the LOC125650614 gene encoding protein fem-1 homolog A-like, whose amino-acid sequence MDGSSELQHRILSLKVQECITNENEEMIISLLENVSKDLRKKVVDHEIQGKSALFLACELEQEEIVKYLVEQCDADVEREGLLDDVMYTVPLWIAAERGSFNVVKCLVENGADCNKPLQGKLSPLMAACQSDSEDIVYFLCEHGADVNIVSDAGDTCLRKAAGNYELCKFLISQGSDVNQGEKGQYPILHLGIKSKNLDSVIELLSAGADPGSVDFEGNDALKFAAIVGDVDIVQFLVETLQYSKERISETYKLLGACAIAREDFDTGIEFWQKAIASGDSTLTEDHPSSAIYRGVVEPKTLSDLEELKKCTQDLLLSSFVALERILGRTHGETIHRILMYGTALSYDEIGEESTRMIMYAYDLLREKHLVLHRMTEYALSQIVRCLFDLYRESEDDVDVVTPASLHQLHLDVLSRVVDFVIKSQTEFENISNQEKQSTFSALLDHVLDVLFLFSGADLSASDEEKYGSYLARLVRANLHDYENRGLLHLALSRKLNRKIIFMMSEGWRNWYVYLTEVLLLQGVNLNSRDNEGNTAFHYSAALLPTNSSKRVIELFLDAGGHVDAVNNSGKTVMECLRENGYTVCEVRDTTLKCLASRAVVCYGISVPHSILNNVMDMLKIHGLKTEN is encoded by the coding sequence ATGGATGGCTCGTCAGAACTACAACATAGGATACTATCGCTCAAGGTACAAGAATGCAtaacaaatgaaaatgaagaaaTGATAATTAGTCTGTTAGAGAATGTCTCAAAGGACTTAAGAAAAAAAGTGGTGGATCACGAAATTCAAGGAAAATCAGCCTTGTTTCTCGCGTGCGAGTTGGAACAAGAAGAAATCGTAAAATATCTGGTAGAGCAATGTGATGCCGATGTTGAGAGAGAGGGATTGCTAGATGACGTCATGTATACCGTGCCTTTATGGATTGCTGCCGAACGTGGTTCTTTCAATGTCGTCAAATGTTTGGTTGAGAATGGAGCAGATTGTAACAAACCATTGCAAGGGAAACTTTCTCCCTTGATGGCAGCCTGTCAGAGTGATAGTGAAGACATCGTTTATTTTCTTTGTGAACATGGCGCAGATGTCAATATTGTTTCGGATGCAGGTGACACCTGCCTAAGGAAAGCTGCTGGTAACTATGAACTTTGTAAATTTCTTATATCTCAAGGATCCGACGTCAATCAAGGCGAAAAGGGACAGTATCCTATTCTTCATTTGGGAATAAAAAGCAAAAACTTAGATTCAGTTATAGAACTATTAAGCGCTGGGGCAGATCCAGGTTCTGTTGATTTTGAGGGAAATGATGCGTTAAAATTTGCCGCCATCGTGGGCGATGTAGATATAGTCCAGTTTTTAGTTGAAACGTTGCAATACAGCAAAGAAAGAATATCTGAAACGTACAAATTACTGGGGGCATGTGCTATTGCAAGGGAGGATTTTGACACAGGAATTGAATTCTGGCAAAAGGCCATTGCTTCAGGGGACTCTACCCTGACCGAAGATCACCCGTCAAGTGCGATTTACAGGGGGGTTGTAGAACCAAAGACTCTATCTGATTTGGAGGAGCTAAAGAAATGCACACAGGATTTACTTCTTTCCAGCTTCGTTGCTTTAGAGAGGATACTTGGAAGAACTCATGGAGAAACCATTCATCGGATATTGATGTATGGAACCGCATTGTCTTATGATGAAATCGGGGAGGAATCAACTAGAATGATCATGTATGCATACGATTTGTTAAGGGAAAAACACCTTGTATTACACAGAATGACAGAGTATGCACTGTCTCAGATTGTACGgtgtttgtttgatttgtaCAGAGAGAGCGAGGATGATGTGGATGTCGTAACACCAGCGTCTCTACATCAGTTGCATCTCGATGTTTTGTCACGTGTTGTTGATTTCGTCATCAAaagtcagacagaatttgagaATATTAGTAATCAGGAAAAACAGTCCACGTTTTCTGCCTTACTAGATCATGTATTGGATGTGTTGTTTCTTTTCTCGGGAGCGGATCTAAGTGCAAGCGATGAGGAAAAGTATGGATCCTATCTGGCCCGCTTAGTACGCGCAAATTTGCACGATTACGAAAACCGTGGCCTGCTTCATTTGGCCCTCTCCAGGAAACTTAACAGAAAAATAATATTCATGATGTCTGAAGGATGGAGGAattggtatgtgtatttgaCTGAAGTTTTGCTATTACAGGGTGTAAATTTGAACAGCAGAGACAATGAAGGAAATACCGCTTTTCACTACAGTGCTGCCCTCTTGCCCACAAACAGTTCAAAACGCGTCATCGAACTTTTTCTTGACGCAGGTGGTCACGTGGATGCAGTAAACAATAGTGGCAAAACGGTTATGGAATGTTTGAGAGAAAACGGTTATACCGTATGCGAAGTTCGTGACACCACTCTGAAGTGCTTAGCATCTCGAGCCGTAGTTTGTTATGGAATTTCTGTTCCCCATAGCATTCTGAATAATGTAATGGATATGCTGAAAATTCACGGACTGAAGACAGAAAATTAA